In the genome of Pyrobaculum islandicum DSM 4184, the window AGCGTCGCTGTGAGGCAAGTGAGCCGAGGTAGTAGAAAGAGGTGTGCGGGGTTGGCGGAAGACGTGGTGGGCGTTGAAAAAGGGGGGTTGGGGTTTTAGGTAGGAGACGGTGGGGGCGTAGATAAGGCCGTAGAGCTCTTGGACGTGTGGCGGCTTGGCCCTTATCTCCACTTTTCCAGTGCCCGTTATTTTTGCGTATAGGAGTACGGCGGCGGCGGTAGTTACATCGGCCTTGTCCAAGTGGACACAGAGCCCCTCCAGCCGACTCTCGGCAATCGTGGCGACTATGGCCAACACCGCCGCGGCGCCGCGTATGTCGCAGTCCCGGGGGAGGGGCGGGTTTCGCCGACTCTGAGGAGGGGCGAGTCCCGAGCCCCCGGGGAAGGCCGGTTGTGCAAAAGGGGGCACAATTATAATTTTCTCCAAAAGCGATATATGTCCGCCATGGGAATATTTCGATAATGCCTACGGTAGATACAGACATGCCAATAAGCTATACATTAATGGCGTCGCTTTATGGAGGACTTTATCCCTTAAGTGCCTTTGCAATACTGGCTGGGTCGTATCCGACTATTGTAGCGTATGTCCCATTTGGATATACCACTACAACCATAGGCGTGCCGACGTTTTGACCGGCGAGAAGAGAGGCAAGTTCCATGCCGGCTTTTGCATCTATCGGACACCGGCTCTGTGGGAGGATACTTGTGTAATTAATATTGCCATGTAACGCCAGAGTTCTGTTGTAGAGCTCTCTCAGAGTTGGGATAACCGAGGCAGGCGAGCTCTGGTATAGGCATCTCAAACTTTCATGCGCTGGGAGAGCCTCAGAATGGACTATTAGGTCGACGAGAACTAGCTTATGTCCTTCAAACAGCGTGTAGTTATACACAAAGAGACGGGCGCAGTAGGGGCATTGTAGATCAAAGAAGACTATAGCTGCAGGCCATTTTCCGTCGAAAGACATTCCAATTTTCTGCGCAACTTTTAAAATATCGAGACCTCCCCCTCTCTCTGCTGAAACATCTCGGGAGAGGTTATCTAACACCTTTTTGAGATCTGGCGTAATCTTAGTGATGTTTTTCAGTGTATATGTAAGAGTGGCGGCAACATTAGTGCCATAGGCAAGTTGGATCTTGAGCAGATATATTGTGCCGTCTTGCAGGACTTGTTTTTCATAGTTTAAAATAGCGCTTAGGCCGGCCATTATTGGAACTTCTGTCGTGTTTGAATATACAGTCGCTTGTCCATATGGCGTTTGTGAAACTCCTGACCTCTTCCAACCGCCTGTTGAAGTGGGGCCTGGGAGACCTTGTATCAATAGGACTAGTTCATCAAAAGACTTGGCAGTGGGGAGCGGCGATGCAGATGGTGTACATTGGTGATTGACAATTGTCAAATGTTCGCCAGCTATAGTCGCCGACGTAGTGGAGTTGACACAAATCTCCAAAAGCTTACCATAGTAAGTAAGTTTCTGATATCGGTCTTGAGATTGCGCTATAATGTTAATAATGCCGTTGTTTTTTAGAAAGAAATAGGTAGCGCTCTGGTTAGCAATTTGGCCATATACTAGACCGTCTTTAAGCGGTATGTAATACGCTAACATTTGTAATATCTGTGCACTCTCTAACTTTACAGAGTACACATAGACTTTTTCACTTGGAGAAGTAGTTGAAATATTACTCTGTTGCGGCGGTTTATAGACAAAAATTGTAGCAATCGCAACTGCAATTGCTACTACGGCTAGCGCCACCCCTATCAACACGTTTTTATTCATAAGGGGCTTGTGGCTGTGGTATATAAGTTTTTGTCTTTACGGCGTATCAACAGGGCGTGGTGCAGGTGGCTGCGGCTGGAAATTCTGGTGATGGGGACTCTGCTACTGACGACGTGGCGTATCCGGCTAGGTACAGCTGGGTTATTGCGGTAGCCGCCGTTGATCAAAACTACGCGGTCCCCACTTGGTCGAGCGACGGCCTTGAGGTAGACGTGGCTGCCCCCGGCGTGGATATCCTATCTACATACCCCGGCGGGAGATATGCATATATGTCGGGAACCTCCATGGCAACTCCACACGTAACCGGCGTCGTGGCGTTAATCCAGGCGGTTAGGACAGCATATGCCTTCAACTCCTGGGGCTCCGTCTTGGCGACTACGCCAGAGTCGCGGCGAAGTACGCCAACATGAAGATAAATTGGAAAAGGAATTCGGAATGGAGAGACGTGGCAAATACCCAACCACGGCGCCGGCTGTCGCAAGGACGTGGTTACCCTCGCCGTCCTCGCGGCTGAAACTTTCGGCCCGCCCCGTGCGCCTTCCATAACTAGCAGAGATCTCACTCCCAGCCATAGAAATAGCCATGTACACATACAGAACGCTGAAGGTC includes:
- a CDS encoding DsbA family protein, producing the protein MNKNVLIGVALAVVAIAVAIATIFVYKPPQQSNISTTSPSEKVYVYSVKLESAQILQMLAYYIPLKDGLVYGQIANQSATYFFLKNNGIINIIAQSQDRYQKLTYYGKLLEICVNSTTSATIAGEHLTIVNHQCTPSASPLPTAKSFDELVLLIQGLPGPTSTGGWKRSGVSQTPYGQATVYSNTTEVPIMAGLSAILNYEKQVLQDGTIYLLKIQLAYGTNVAATLTYTLKNITKITPDLKKVLDNLSRDVSAERGGGLDILKVAQKIGMSFDGKWPAAIVFFDLQCPYCARLFVYNYTLFEGHKLVLVDLIVHSEALPAHESLRCLYQSSPASVIPTLRELYNRTLALHGNINYTSILPQSRCPIDAKAGMELASLLAGQNVGTPMVVVVYPNGTYATIVGYDPASIAKALKG